aaaaacttggtaaatttaaactttaccGTTTAAGTTTAAACTTTTGCAATAAATAAGAAGCACTGCTTCTGTTCTTAAGTAAACAGttaaatttcacaaaaatgcCAACTATGAAAATTTATCTTTGAAAAAACACATAAGTGCCTACTTCTAGGATTTTTCTTTGGAATTCGATTAACATATTTCTTGCAAttttcggttttaattttgcagCCAAATTCGAACGCATAAACCCGCTCgcaacttataaaaaattctCTTAGGCCAACTTTTACTGTCACTTCAATGTGGATTGAGTGGATGGGGGGAGGGAAATGGTGGTGGAGGTCAGCACACATATGcgcaatgatgatgatgctgaaGCGCGGTGACAACCAGGCCAGACCCCTGGAAATGCTGCACACCCTCGTTTCCTATGTCTATCTATGCGGCGAAGAGGGGCCTTGAAAAATTACaagcttttaaattgaaatttcagACTGCAAGCCAGCTGAAAGGAGCAGAAGCACGGAACAGCATAGAGCATGGAGACAACAAGGCAGGACACGAACGCGGACACGCTTCGTTGTGTATTATTTGTGGCTTTATTATTCCGGCAAGCACTGGCCCGGGGCATTATTGTGCTTGTTTCGTCTCTGTCCTCTTTTTTATCACTACTCTGCTGCCAACAATTTGCCGCGGCTAATCAAGAAATGAATTGCCGTAACACATTACAAGCAGCACATTGCGTATACGGCACGTtgctcccttttttttatccAGAGGCTTCTCCAGCCGCCCAGTGTGCAATTGGAAATTATAGGGGAGCTTCGGTAATGTGTAGCTTTGGGAGCAAATATAATTAGCCAGCCCGGGAACGATGTCCGCCCTTGGCCAAAAGCCAACTGTGAGTGAACTGACAATTTGACCTCTGTTAAGGAGGAAATCCAGTGCCCTCTTTACCCAGAAAGTGGGCAATTATTCAGTGGCTGGGTACGAGGTGATTAGACGATTGATGAACACAGGGCAATTTGGGGTTAAGCCCACAGAATGCCTAATCCCGGACAGGGATATTTATGGCTGACCCTCTGTCACAAGTGTTAATTGACAGACTAATTGAATCAGCCGCAAAagcaatttgaaaattaaatttaagataaaCACAATTAATGTTTCACTTTAGCAGTCGAGGACTTTTGAGTGCCAATAATGGAAGGGCAaagacaaacacaaacacgAAATTTCCATTTTGCCCTGCGTTAGCATAATTGTGAAATTAGAGAGAGCAAGATTGTGTTTACATATCCGAATCCTTGAAGTAGTGCATGATAGAAGTCGATTGGCAACCGAAAACTCAATTTCCAGCCCGAAAActaaattgcattttgtaattaaatttatttaagcccAGGCAACAGACACGAGCACAGTACACTCCCAGAATTGGAATCAGCCAAATTGGCATTTATGCTAAATACTGAATAACAATATGGCCAAGGATCTACTGGCCAGCAGCTCGTAAATCTACCCAGCTTAGAAGTGGGCGCGGTATAAAATATCCGCGAGCGGCTACACGGCGTATGCGTGTTGATTGGCATTGTCGGTCGGTCAAAGCGCTCGCTTAAACGCAAATTGGCGAAACCAACACACGGCCGATAGACAGGCAAGTTggacaaaaaagaaaatgattGGGGAAATCCCCTCAAAGGCAAATATCCAACAAACACGTGAGACAGATAAACCGGATTGGGTTGGGGAAAACAAGGCACTGGAAGACCAAAAAATAACACAGATTCGCGCTTCAGTAAACAAATCCCAAGCAAGCATCGGTTTTTGTCCACATTAAAGCCGTAAGTACCAGGAAAAAAATGACAAACGTACATATTTTCCTGGGGCGAAACCCAATCGACAAACATTCTGGCGTGGGAGATGGCCAAATATTGGCGGGGCCATGTGCGAAAGTCTGCAGTACAAGGGCAGGAAAGGCGCCGAGCATAAGCGACCTACAAATGTAATTTCCCTATGTGCTAATCCACCGCCGGTTATACAACAAAATCGATGGAAGGACTAGACAGGCActgccaaaaaatataatacttaTAATATAATGCCGCAGAagcaataaaatgtaataaaaaatagtatCAAAACGTATATAAAGCTTTTGAGGTTCATAAAAGAAGGAAAATAATGAGATACCTGATTGGAAAATTCATCAGTTTAAGTCTTAAATTACATAATACTTAAAGTAACATGaataacaaaaagaaaatttaaaatctagtAATTGAAAGATCCGCCCAAAAAACCGATCTatcaaaaatagttaaataaaatcttgAGTCAGACAATAATGTCAGTAATAAGTAATAGTTATAAGTGTATACTTCTTAACATAAGTTAGTACCTTCCATTCAACGTGACTAGCGACACACATGAAAGTGTACACTTGCTGAGCTcggaaatcaaataaattaaattaaatttaaatctttaatttttgttacaagctttaaaaaaataggttggttttgtttggttttttaaatattagttGTAAGGCTAAAAATCTACTTTCATTTTCTATTTCATTGCTATTTTAGGCAACCATTATAGACTACTATATTATTTATAGCTGaaatagttaaaaacaaagtttatatttctaaaaaaaaacaagttgtttttttgtatctgtatAGCAAAAAGCAATTTGTAAACCCAAATAGATACCCAAATCAACCACAAACCGAAATAAAGCAAGGCAAACATATGAGAGAAGGGGACATCAAAGGAAACTAGAGAGGGATTGATGGGAAGCAAAAGACAATTACGTTCAATTTGTATCACAAGGACCCGGCGATTTCACTTCCCTCTTATTTGgaaacaactaaaaataaaggGACGCAGTGTAATTGTAATTTGGCTGCAGCCAACCgagataaaaacaaattgtatcGATGGCACACAACCGATTCAATTACGTTAGTTTGGTGTATATTTATCCATAACAAGGCATGGCTGGCCAAACTTTAAGTGCCATCCATTTGTTTGCTCGCGCTTTGCCTTCAACTGCAAACATTTGCGCACAAACACACGCTAACGGACCGCCCGCCTCGACATTATGGAGCTATTTTAGTCGGCACTCGCTCATAGTTATAGTCCAAGGTCACATGACCCCACACGCCCACAcccgcccacacacacacataaacactTATACAAATATACACACTCTCCCGActgtgaaatatttttaaaaagcaagcGTAGCACACTTTTCGGGGCGCCCATTTTTGACACTTCATTAGTTCGCGTGAATGAATGTTTCCGTTGTTGTACGTGTATGAAAAGCAAGCGGAATAATAATGATGATGAAGAATAGAATGCGGATAAGGAAGCAGAgcaaagtttttttatacCATTCTCCGGCCAACACCTTTTGGCAATGGGAAATTTGCCTATAAAGTTAGCCAACTTGCCATTGCAACCAATAACGAATAAGGAATAACGAATCGAAGGCAAAAACTTTCTGCTGCCAAAAGAGAAGTAGAGCCATAAAATCGCTACCGGCAGTTTGGTAATCGCCGGATTGGGCCAGGCAAAAAGCTGGGGAAAATTCTGCGGAAAATGCCAGCACGACTTTCTCATTCATGATTTACGATGCGTCTCCGCTGGGCAACCGAGGCCATTCCCCAGCCAGGTGGCACAAATCAATGTGCTCCGTGCTCCGTGCTCCGTGCTCTGAGCTTCGTGTTCTAGCCATTGTCTTAGCCCGAGATCCCGGCGCAATCCAATGCACATCTCGGGCATTAATCAAGCATAAAAGTGGAACAGACAGAGCAACCGAATTGGTAATAAGACTGCGATAAGCCCCAAGGATATCATACTAATAGACAGAGGGTCCGGCGAGGGGTGCAAATCCTCTTCGAAATGATTGTACCTGCGCCATTTTCCCCGTTTTCATTGACGCATTTGCTAATATCTAAGCCGGAAATTGCGcgagtttttaaattgtttcacTTTGCGGGCATCTTTAATGAGCAGCGTTAATTAAAAGCGAAACCTGTAGTTAAAACGTACCGCAACAAAGGTACAATAAAATGTCACTCTAATTGGCGTGCGCAGGTCATATTGCataataaccaaaaataaataaaagaactCAACTGGCCtatgaatataaattgaaagtgaaatgaaagaagcaaaaaaaatgaaaagcaaacaagCCGTTtgtatcaattaaaataaaagctggTCGTTTGGAAATCCTCACCAAAGTCCTAATAAAAGCATTTTAGGCAAAAAAAGAGCAGTGAAATAACACATACAAAACggtaccaaaaaaataatcaaaattggTACTCGCTTAACAAATGgcttgatattaaaaaaaagggctttatttttaaaaatattttattggtttttagtAAAAGCAAGGATCATGTTTCATATTGACCTggttatattaatttaacgacttttatcatgttaaaataaaatcagtttatgtTCTACTcctaatttaaaacaaactacAAGTAACCCTATCCCTTGTTAAGATTCCATGAAGAAACCAAGgacatttttgcatatttcaaACCGAAGTTGGCCATCTGCAGTCATCTTTATTAATTGCATTGCAATGAACGTTGGCATTTTCGCACAAATGGGAGCACTAAAAAGGCCAAGAAATGTCAACCAGGCAGATGCTGGCATACAATATATAATGTTGGAATTCTCGAAACGCATCGTCTGACGGCGGCGTCTTTGTCATGAAATTCACGAATTTATTGAGGCCATGTCGTATGATATATCGTATGTATTTTCAGCACAACATCGTCCTCGccgtttatatttttagtggCGAATTCAATTATACTCCTTTGTTAAGGAACGGAGGCCCAGAAATAGCAATgcatatatattcatatttatatattttgaaggGCTTGTTTCCTGGCAAAATGAGCACTTAATCGAGTCTCgcagatttaattaaatgcagcAAAATAACAATCCGGCGAGCAGGCAGCGATATTAATCATACGTCATGTTGTCAGCTTTATGAAAAGCCTGCATAAATCTCTGCCAAGCCGCAAGATGCAGCCTGGTGTAAAAAATGCATGTGTGGGCGCTTGCTGATGGCAAATTGTTTCAAATGTGCGCAATTTAAGTGAAATTGAGAAACCAGCAGCGCAAATATAAAGGATAAACGAGTAGGGCTGCCTTTCCCTTTtgacaaatttcaaaaacccGCCAGCGTTCGTTGTGTGTGCTGTAATAAACTGGCAAtgccaaaaaacaaacaccgCAGCTAAAAAGGGGAAGAAAGTAAACAGCAGAGGGAACAAATGGCTCGTTTAGCTAACCTTTTCTGTTCGGCTGCCCTGCATTGCTTTTGTTTAtagaaaagtttaaattgtgtcaattttttttcggcgTTCCATTGCCCGCGCaatgcaaaaagttttgcGAACAAATGAAATGTGGGTAAAAACAATTTCCGAAATCAAGACAAGGACAGCGACTTAAGACCACAAAAAGTGTGGGGATAAAACACACAAAGTATGTTTTAGGATGTCACTCGATAAAGATGGACCTTGAGGAACCAAAACAGCGGAATATTCATATCTAGGACTCGAATGAAATTAGCAATATTTTACATTCATTTATTGAAgaaaggtttaaaaaataacaaactaatCGAGGAGACTAGATGTTCATGTGATTCGACATACCCATAAATATAAAGCTTTCTatcagtttacacactttcaCTGTTTTTAACAGTTCACTGCGTTCCACTGAAgcgaaaatattaatttttttctgtacaAATATTGATTACGTAATATGAACTTGTGTAaatagcaagggctttggacAAGTAAATAACTTTTCACCGAGCTGGCATTTAATTGTGTGATAGATTAATAgtcctaaaattaaaatcaaaaatatattttaatatcaacTACATGGAATAATCTGTTTAATTAGCTTTAAATGACATTTTCATTATTCTGAGTACAAAGATTTCTgataaacaaagaaatttatataacTAATGTTAAGGAGAACAGCTATTtgattcaaattaaacaaggaatgggtaaattttataatttgatttcaaGTAGGTCTATAGTTAACTTATATGTTTAGAAACTGACTAAAAGACCATAGacaattgtataaaaattccCTTTATAATCTATTGTTTAAGGGccagacaaaaaataaaggcaTGTTGATAAATTCATTTTCCtatgaaatatgaaaaagCATTCCATTAATCTAAACACAGATGGATCGATATAATTAACCCTTAAATACATTAAGCTTCCCCTAATGAGTGAGGGTACTCTGTCGATGCCCACCTTCAAAAACAcctaatttattgatttatgtaTTTAGTCCATTTGGGAAATTAGGTTTCAATCATTTCCAATTGATTTCTTTGTCGCTGGCGAAAAACTTTCCTTGCAACTTTCAGCACGAAAATAGTTTGGCGAATTCGGGGGAGAAGTCTGTCGAGAGGAATGCAAATGCTGAGTAACCGAGTGGCCGGCCAAATCCATTGCTGCCAAACTAATTTGTGGTCGAAACTATGTGGGGGAAGCATGTGCGGGCCAAAGCCAAGATAATACAATGGAACAAACTAAAACTTGGTTGGCTCTAGTTGGGTTTCCATTGGAAACTTTGGCCCAGAAATTAATGTCAATTTCTGGAAGGGGCTGAGAGGAATCCTAACTTCTGGACGATTAACGCTCGCTCCCGTGGGAGCGACTATAGCTCCGGTGACGCTGACCATGTGTGTATAGTATATGCCTTTGGCAATATAAATGCCGATAAATTAATTATCGGCCGATCAAGTCATTGTCGCCATTAATTATGGAGCAGGACGCTCGACACAACGGccttttaatagtttttcacACGCCCTCGGGATTCGGGACGCGGGACCTTCGGCAATTAGGAGACAAGAAGCTGGAGAGGTGGGCCGATGAATCGAGATGAAATATGGCGTGAATGGGTCGAGGTTTTATGGCAATGTTTGCTGGCTGAATAACGGCAGCATCGTCTGGGCCATGAATTTAATGCGCTGCAACAGTTAATGATTTTATTGGCACTCCGCGCCCCACTGGGCAACGAATTGGGGGGTGGGGGGGGTGGAAATGGGCGAACTGAGGAACAGAATCCTCGTAAACAGTCAGTGGGTCTGGGTCGGGAATTTATGACTTGGCCTCATGAATATAATCAATGTCAAGAGCGAGGAGTGCCAGCGTAGACGCCAAGAGTCGTCTAGGGATCCTGCAACATCCCCCTTCTTTCCAATAAAAATCCCCCCAAGAAATCTGAGTGCTCTGACCACACGAATCCGGATGAGCAGTAAACGAAGTCGGGGCAAATCTCTCGCCCAGGCTAAAATGGCGTTTCAATTTgccacttccgtttccgcaaCGTCACCCCAAACATCTTTATCTAAAACTCAATTGGCACAATTCTTTGTCCGTAGTGTCCTTGCCAACGTTTCTTTGGTCCAGCACACTTTTTGCAGGCCCTGCTCGGCATAATCCTTAACCAGTTTCCAGCCACAGCTCCAAACAATTCGATCCGTTGCCCAATAACTTTTTACATTTCACTCAAGCCATTTAACTGCTGTTTTCGGGTTCAAAAACTTCTTAAACACTCTCGCAACGGTTCTGAATGCGCGCGTTCAACCAATAACCAATAGGTTTGAAAGTTCCGATGTAACTGAAACGGCCAACGGCGTGGGccaaacacaaataacatGCTACGCAGATGGAAGCTCGCCGGAAGGACTTTAAAGGACGAACGTTAAAAGCTTTtcttcaaattgaaaattaaccGACAGAAACGCTATGTAATAAAAGGTGACTGGTATAAAACgggggttttttttataatatggCAGCACTGTCGTttctaatataaaaatatggcAACTCTGTATAGTGCTTTAGGGTGTCTGGCAACTCTCGAGTTTGCATACTATATTTTTATCTTACCCACAAACGGTCACACTTCTTTAATGTTTACAAATTTCACATGcgaaaaataaagttaaactAAATAAGTAACGAAATATACAACTAAGCAAGAATGGCCCACTATAAAGGTGCCGCCAGCGAGGCGGGCCGTGCCGCCCAGCTAATGAAGAAGCGCGAGATCCAGCAGCAGGAAATCGAATTTCGCAAGAAGAAGATCGAGGAGGAGCTCAAGCTGGAGAAGATTGAGAACAAGTTTGCCACCCATTACGATGCCGTGGAGCAGCAGCTCAAGTCCTCGACCATTGGCCTGGTCACCCTGGACGAGATGAAGGCCAAGCAGGAGGATATAGTGCGGGAACGGGAGAAAAAACTGGCCCAGAAAAAGGACGAAAAGGACCGGGAGAAGCAGCGTGCCCTGGAGGCAATTCAGGCGGAGAAAAACAAGCAGAAGCGCCAGATCCAGGCACTGTCCTTCAACCTGGATGAGGACGAAGAGGGGGATGAAGACCAGGATGTCGAGGACGAGCCCAAAATAAAGCAGGAGGAAAAACCCAAACTCAAGCCCAAGTGGACGGAGATGCAGGACGAGATTGTGCCcataaagaaaaagaaaatatgcaaaaatccCGATGTGGACACCTCCTTTCTGCCAGATCGCGAGCGCGAGGAGCAGGAGAACCGACTGCGCGAGCAACTGCGTCAAGAATGGGTGATGCAGCAGGCGGAACTCAAGGACGAAGACATCTCCATCACCTTCAGTTACTGGGATGGGTCCGGCCATCGACGCAGTGTGCTGATGAAGAAGGGCAACTCCATCTACCAGTTTCTGCAAAAGTGCCTCGAGCTGCTGCGCAAGGAGTTCATCGAACTGAAGACCGTAATGGCTGATCAACTGATGTACGTCAAGGAGGATCTGATCCTGCCACACCATTACTCCTTCTACGACTTCATCGTGACCAAGGCTCGCGGCAAATCAGGTCCGCTTTTCCAGTTCGACGTTCACGACGACGTGCGCATGATTAGCGACGCCTCCGTGGAGAAGGAAGAGTCGCATGCGGGCAAGGTGCTCCTCCGCTCCTGGTACGAACGCAACAAGCACATATTCCCCGCCAGCCGCTGGGAGCCCTACGATCCCACAAAATCCTACGACAAGTACACCATCAAGGATAAagacaaaagcaaaaagtagTTTTTTATTGGATACAACCTGTATGAGCAAAAGGATTTGCTACCCCTTCTGCCTCTCCTTTATAAATTACATTattataacaatttatttaaaagcttGTATCACAAacaatagtttttgtttattcaaaCGTAAGCATAATAAGTTGAAataaaacacctaaaaaacCATAATAGTTTgccttttaaataaagaattccTTCTTCCGAGAGCTGAAAGCCATTTCATTTactttattgaaaaatatttaacttttattttaaatcacgCGCCTTTTAAATGTGAATTGTGAACGACACTGTTAGCTGTTGTCATTCAGTGCTGCGCTTAACAGCACTGCTTTATGcatcttttaatatttgtaatcatttggttttaaatgctaatttgtaaatataatagAAACGACATTACTTTCAacaattcaatcatttaaaaaaaataaattagaattacTGCTTTAGTCATAGTTACCTCAGACGGCGGAAAAAGCTAGATCTGGCGGAAAAAAGCTGACTTGCCATCACATTTGCTAACAAACACTTTTTATTGTGCGTCCTAACAACTAAGCGAAATCGAAACGATCCCCGATAGAAATGTGTATTCCTGTAAGGAATTGTTATCGGTATTCGTTTAGTTGACTGCACTTTAATGGCAACCCTgggcaaaatgcaaatgcatcaTCTCTCGATCCCGGCAAACGCCGGTAGAACAGTGTCCGCCGGAAGAAATCTTCGCCAGGCCCCCGTTCGCGTGATTAAGCCCGTCCAAGTGCCCTTCTACGAGTTGCCGGAATACGTCTGCGTGGAGACCAAGTGGGTGACAAGGAGATACGCGATGGAGAACGGTTTACCGGTAAATAGACTCCAGGATGCAATGACCAATGGTGGGGGTTCGCATGTCGCACCAAAGCCCGCACCGCAGGACAAGTTAAACGATGCCACTGGAAGGTTTGCCAGTGAGACCACAGCTCCTTGCCGGGAGCGAGCCATTCAAACGGAGGAGTCGAGCACGAGGGATGTGGGCATCCAGTGTCGCCGGGATTCGGTGGAGTGGAATCTGCCCGAGGATCAGCCCAAGGATACTGCCAGCCAAAGCCCTTCCTCCGACAGCCAGGAAGGCAGATTCCTCACCTATGTCAGCGAGAAGACCAGCATGTTTCCCAACGGAATGCTGGAGTGCCAGGTGTGCGGCGATATAGCCAACACTTTCCTAAAGCACCAGGCCCACATGTCCGTGCACTTTGGCCCCAGTGTTCTGTGTTTCCGCTGTGGCCAGCAGCTGCACCACGAGAGCCTAATGAGGCGCCACAAACTCAGATGTCCCGGCCTGGCGCCCAGAAAGTCCACCATGCTCTTCAAGTGCCCGCATCCACTTTGCAATGCCATGAGTCACTCAGAGATTCAATTGCACCAGCACCTGAAAAACCACAGCGGCAGGAATTGCTATCGATGCCTCCAGTGCAGACGTTTCTTCAAGTCCACCACCTCCTTTCTGATGCATCGAGAAAAGGAGCAGCAGTGCTCCAAAGCGAAACTGCTTACCCTCTTCCGAAAACACAACAAGCTGGCCAACGGGAAATCAGATCCCAGGCGATGCACAGTTTGCTTGAAACGCTTTAGCTGCGAGAGGATTTGCTTGAGGCACCGGAGAA
This genomic window from Drosophila gunungcola strain Sukarami chromosome 3R, Dgunungcola_SK_2, whole genome shotgun sequence contains:
- the LOC128252047 gene encoding protein FAM50 homolog, with the translated sequence MAHYKGAASEAGRAAQLMKKREIQQQEIEFRKKKIEEELKLEKIENKFATHYDAVEQQLKSSTIGLVTLDEMKAKQEDIVREREKKLAQKKDEKDREKQRALEAIQAEKNKQKRQIQALSFNLDEDEEGDEDQDVEDEPKIKQEEKPKLKPKWTEMQDEIVPIKKKKICKNPDVDTSFLPDREREEQENRLREQLRQEWVMQQAELKDEDISITFSYWDGSGHRRSVLMKKGNSIYQFLQKCLELLRKEFIELKTVMADQLMYVKEDLILPHHYSFYDFIVTKARGKSGPLFQFDVHDDVRMISDASVEKEESHAGKVLLRSWYERNKHIFPASRWEPYDPTKSYDKYTIKDKDKSKK
- the LOC128252048 gene encoding zinc finger protein 572, which produces MATLGKMQMHHLSIPANAGRTVSAGRNLRQAPVRVIKPVQVPFYELPEYVCVETKWVTRRYAMENGLPVNRLQDAMTNGGGSHVAPKPAPQDKLNDATGRFASETTAPCRERAIQTEESSTRDVGIQCRRDSVEWNLPEDQPKDTASQSPSSDSQEGRFLTYVSEKTSMFPNGMLECQVCGDIANTFLKHQAHMSVHFGPSVLCFRCGQQLHHESLMRRHKLRCPGLAPRKSTMLFKCPHPLCNAMSHSEIQLHQHLKNHSGRNCYRCLQCRRFFKSTTSFLMHREKEQQCSKAKLLTLFRKHNKLANGKSDPRRCTVCLKRFSCERICLRHRRKCILAHHQRLSKTILKKL